The DNA segment GCAAATGAGCCAGTTCGTTTAGGCTATCTATTAGGCACACGTAAATTAACTATTCATAGTCAGGAAATTGCAATAGGCACAACCTTAATCATAAAAGCAAAAATGTCTATTCAAGATGCAACGGGATTTAGTGTATTTGATTGTAAACTTATTGATAAAAAAACCAATCAGGTATTACTTGAAGCAGCATTAAATGTATTTAGCCCAAAAGAATAAAAATAAGGAATAATAATGACAAAAAGTGTTTTAATTACGGGATCAAGCAGAGGGATTGGTAAAGCAATTGCATTAAATTTAGCTCAAGCAGGGTTTGATATTGTTGTACATTGCCGTAGTCGTATTGAAGAAGCCGAACAAGTGGCACAAGCGGTCAAATCTTTGGGAAGAAATGCAAGAATTTTACAATTTGATGTAAGTAATCGCGCCGAAACCGCAGAAAAACTACTCGCCGATGTAGAGCAATTTGGTGCTTACTATGGCGTAGTATTAAATGCAGGATTAACACGAGATAATGCGTTTCCAGCTCTTACAGATGAAGATTGGGATACGGTTTTACGTACTAATTTAGATGGGTTTTATAATGTATTACACCCAATTATGATGCCGATGATTCGTCGTAGAAAAGCAGGACGCATTGTGTGTATTACTTCGGTTTCAGGGCTGATTGGAAATCGTGGTCAAGTCAATTATAGTGCATCTAAGGCGGGGATTATTGGTGCCGCAAAAGCTCTTGCAATTGAATTAGCAAAACGCAAAATAACCGTAAATTGTGTTGCCCCAGGTTTAATTGATACCGATATTTTAGATGAAAATGTCCCTATTGATGAAATATTAAAAATGATCCCAGTTTCAAGAATGGGAACACCAGAAGAAGTCGCTCACGCTGTGAATTTTTTAATGGACGAGAAAGCGGGCTATATTACTCGTCAAGTTATCCCTGTTAATGGCGGATTGTGTTAGGAGAATAAAATGAGAAGAGTTGTAATCACAGGAATTGGAAGTATCACCGCCTTTGGGAATAATTGGCAAGATGTTAAAACGGCTTTTAAAAAGGGACAAAATGCCGTCGAATTCATTGATGTAAGTGATAAATTCCCTGAATTAGAAGCACAACTTGGTGCAAGAATTCCAAATTATACCCCACCAAAACATTGGACACGCAAGCAACTACGTTCAATGGGAAAAGTTGCCCAATTTTGTACTAATGCTGCTGAACTTGCCCTTGAAAATGCAGGATTATTAAAAGACGATAAGATTCTACCAGAATATCAAACAGGAAAAATGGGCGTGGCCTGTGGCTCTTCTGCGGGTAGCCCTAAAGATATCGGCGATATTGGCGAGCTATTATTAACAGGTAAATCAAATGGCTTTAATGCAAATACTTACGTCAGAATGATGCCACATACCACAGCTGCAAATATTGGGATCTTTTTCGGACTTACAGGACGAATTATCCCTACTTCAAGTGCTTGCTCATCAGGTTCTCAAGCGATTGGTTATGCCTACGAGTCTATTAAATATGGATTGATTGATACAATGCTCGCTGGCGGTGGCGAAGAGTTTTGTTTTTCAGAAGTTTATGTTTTTGATTCTCTTTATGCGGCAAGCCGTAATAATGAAAATCCAAATAAAACCCCACGTCCTTATGATAAAAACCGTGATGGATTAGTGATTGGCGAAGGCGGTTGTATTTTTGTATTAGAGGAACTTGAACACGCTAAAGCTCGCGGTGCTAACATTATTGCAGAGATTGTAGGTTATGGTGCAAATAGTGATGGTTCTCACGTTACTCGCCCACAAAAAGATACAATGCAACGTTGTATGGAATTAGCCTTAAAAGATGCTAATTTACAACCACAACAAGTTGGCTATGTAAGTGGACACGGCACTGCCACAGAACAAGGAGATATTGCAGAAACACTCGCAACAGAAACCGTCTTTGGTCAAATTCCATTAAGCTCACAGAAAAGTTATCTAGGGCATACACTTGGTGCTTGTGGTGCATTAGAATCGTGGTTTTCTATTGAAATGATGCGTGATAACTGGTTTGCTCCAACCTTAAATCTTGAAAATATTGATGAGCGTTGTGGTAAGTTAGATTACATTATTGGAAAAGGTAGAGAAATTCATACTGATTATGTAATGAATAATAACTTTGCTTTCGGTGGTGTAAATACATCGTTGATTTTTAAACGCTGGAAAGAGTAGTTAAAGCGGTATGATCTTTTTAAGAATTTACAAAAATGACTAAATCTAGTCACTCTCACTTAAAATTGTTTTTTGCTCACAACAAATATACAATCAATATAAATACTGAAGCCATTTTATTAAACAATATAAGAGTTTAATAAAATAAGGCTTCAATAAACTTTTTAACCTCGTATCTACCTTTTATGCAAAAAATTACAATAAATCTAAAATTTTTTTCATTTTACCCTTGATCCTCAAAAATTAACCCCTATTTAATAGAACGTCAGGATGAGGAATCAAACCCTCACTCTTTTTTGTAACATTTAAAAATTTAAAATCTTATTGGAGAATAAAAATGGGAAAAATTATTGGTATTGACTTAGGAACAACTAACTCTTGTGTAGCGGTAATGGATGGCGATAAGCCACGTGTAATTGAGAATGCAGAAGGGGCAAGAACAACACCTTCAATCATCGCTTATACAGATAAAGAGACTTTAGTTGGACAACCAGCAAAACGTCAAGCTATCACAAATCCAAAAAATACCGTATTTGCAATCAAACGTTTAATCGGTCGTCGTTTTGAAGATAACGAAGTACAACGTGATATTGGTATTATGCCATTTAGCATTGTTAAAGCTGATAATGGCGATGCTTGGGTTTCTGTAAATGATGATAAATTAGCACCACCACAAATCTCTGCTGAAATATTGAAAAAAATGAAAAAAACAGCAGAAGATTTCTTGGGCGAGAAAGTAACAGAAGCGGTTAT comes from the Pasteurella atlantica genome and includes:
- the fabG gene encoding 3-oxoacyl-ACP reductase FabG translates to MTKSVLITGSSRGIGKAIALNLAQAGFDIVVHCRSRIEEAEQVAQAVKSLGRNARILQFDVSNRAETAEKLLADVEQFGAYYGVVLNAGLTRDNAFPALTDEDWDTVLRTNLDGFYNVLHPIMMPMIRRRKAGRIVCITSVSGLIGNRGQVNYSASKAGIIGAAKALAIELAKRKITVNCVAPGLIDTDILDENVPIDEILKMIPVSRMGTPEEVAHAVNFLMDEKAGYITRQVIPVNGGLC
- a CDS encoding beta-ketoacyl-ACP synthase; the encoded protein is MRRVVITGIGSITAFGNNWQDVKTAFKKGQNAVEFIDVSDKFPELEAQLGARIPNYTPPKHWTRKQLRSMGKVAQFCTNAAELALENAGLLKDDKILPEYQTGKMGVACGSSAGSPKDIGDIGELLLTGKSNGFNANTYVRMMPHTTAANIGIFFGLTGRIIPTSSACSSGSQAIGYAYESIKYGLIDTMLAGGGEEFCFSEVYVFDSLYAASRNNENPNKTPRPYDKNRDGLVIGEGGCIFVLEELEHAKARGANIIAEIVGYGANSDGSHVTRPQKDTMQRCMELALKDANLQPQQVGYVSGHGTATEQGDIAETLATETVFGQIPLSSQKSYLGHTLGACGALESWFSIEMMRDNWFAPTLNLENIDERCGKLDYIIGKGREIHTDYVMNNNFAFGGVNTSLIFKRWKE